The Anabrus simplex isolate iqAnaSimp1 chromosome 1, ASM4041472v1, whole genome shotgun sequence genome window below encodes:
- the LOC136857724 gene encoding uncharacterized protein translates to MGLEIDDPSLSWIDKDFLERILSTKNSAKISVSKFNIMRAVGKGENYGSLLLRVSIEYDGDDTKNNRTSLIIKTLPLGEMMQMLLTSLGAFPRENRVYLETIPAMVNLMKRKLPNNTEEMFVPLAFPCERPGTLVLEDLKERKFRMSDRRRGLDLQHILLVLRKLAKYHAASVALQREDPSKLEGYEEAFYTDQNRAMLEQLISSSHKTLASIIEEWEGFEKYGNKIREFTTKAIDSMVEMVKSSNSFLPVLNHGDCWVNNVMFKYNEVTGEVEDVVFVDLPLSRYASPALDLLYFIYSSVQSHLRSAHYQRMLMEYHFVMNDTLEALGCGEKKFSMDQLEEEIRQKEAFGFGAACAVLSAVLVDPEDAVNLDSVTEEEFNSGQSNFMETALRGRRFREEMQVLLPLFEQKGVL, encoded by the coding sequence ATGGGACTGGAGATAGATGATCCTTCGCTGTCATGGATTGATAAAGACTTTCTCGAGCGCATTCTCAGCACGAAAAATTCTGCAAAAATTTCAGTATCCAAATTTAACATCATGAGAGCTGTTGGTAAGGGAGAAAATTACGGCAGTCTACTTCTTCGAGTGAGTATCGAGTATGATGGGGATGACACAAAGAATAATAGAACTTCGCTAATAATTAAAACGCTCCCTCTCGGAGAGATGATGCAAATGTTGTTGACAAGCTTGGGCGCATTTCCGAGGGAGAATCGAGTATACCTAGAGACAATACCGGCTATGGTTAATCTCATGAAAAGAAAATTGCCAAACAACACGGAGGAAATGTTCGTGCCTCTTGCCTTCCCATGCGAGAGACCGGGCACTTTGGTGCTCGAAGATCTTAAAGAAAGGAAATTCAGAATGTCGGATCGGCGCCGTGGTCTGGATCTACAACATATTCTCTTGGTACTGCGAAAACTAGCTAAGTACCATGCTGCTTCTGTTGCATTACAGCGTGAGGATCCTTCAAAATTAGAAGGTTACGAAGAAGCCTTTTACACTGATCAGAACCGCGCAATGCTAGAACAACTAATATCAAGTTCGCACAAAACACTTGCTAGCATCATAGAAGAATGGGAAGGATTTGAAAAGTATGGGAATAAAATTCGTGAATTCACTACGAAGGCCATAGATTCAATGGTCGAAATGGTGAAATCGAGCAATTCTTTCTTGCCGGTTCTAAACCACGGCGATTGTTGGGTTAATAATGTTATGTTCAAGTACAACGAAGTTACTGGTGAAGTTGAAGATGTAGTGTTCGTCGATCTGCCACTGTCTCGATACGCTTCTCCAGCGCTTGATCTGCTCTATTTTATTTACTCAAGTGTGCAAAGTCATCTGAGGTCAGCCCACTACCAGCGCATGTTAATGGAGTACCATTTCGTTATGAATGACACCCTGGAAGCCTTGGGTTGTGGAGAGAAGAAGTTCTCCATGGATCAACTCGAAGAGGAAATACGACAGAAGGAGGCATTTGGTTTCGGAGCAGCGTGTGCAGTTCTCTCTGCAGTGCTAGTAGATCCCGAAGATGCCGTGAATTTGGACTCAGTTACTGAAGAAGAATTTAATAGTGGACAGAGTAACTTCATGGAGACGGCATTAAGAGGACGTCGCTTCCGTGAAGAGATGCAGGTGCTACTTCCTCTCTTCGAGCAAAAAGGTGTACTCTAA